In Podospora pseudoanserina strain CBS 124.78 chromosome 5, whole genome shotgun sequence, a single window of DNA contains:
- a CDS encoding hypothetical protein (COG:S; EggNog:ENOG503NXNN): MSSGKTCYDIDPAGDVLCTYTGDGQKEPFLATKTVVPTAKALLYAFLPAGYPHTVTTDYLPYQTYDSLQAFASSITSLLASRAVLEGLGVGSSEASPTGALILKITGDTISRIATILFAHRMGQAIEPECKFYRFLADIFNDAAQFLDLLTPALPYLPKLGVIVSAGVLRSLCGVAANASKASLSAHFAVTGNLAELNAKEASQETVVSLLGMLVGSLVVRLVEDKHKVWGLMIILAGCHLAMNYRAVRAVRMTSLNRQRATIVFREWLESGTVLNPAQVSQRESILMNGRGELSSKTGDYTGFCDFATYGELKGWNPRGYHRYDLETKTYFMGIWHRGGYFYMKIALKEAVKSPLAAWFDAVNHAYHFGSAFKDGLESHYESEKPLGYVDEEQKESIFAALGAAGWDLEANALETRLPVRVRVGDKKGTPEKEGLLRHPGHQESKHD, translated from the exons ATGAGCTCCGGTAAAACATGCTACGACATCGACCCAGCAGGCGACGTGCTCTGCACTTATACAGGCGACGGCCAAAAAGAGCCCTTCTTAGCC ACTAAAACCGTCGTCCCAACCGCCAAAGCCCTCCTCTACGCCTTCTTGCCAGCCGGATATCCCCACACCGTCACGACCGACTATCTACCGTACCAGACCTACGACTCCCTCCAGGCGTTTGCCTCGTCCATCACGTCGTTGCTGGCCTCCCGCGCCGtgttggaagggttgggggtaGGGAGCAGCGAAGCCTCCCCCACGGGCGCGCTCATTCTCAAGATCACGGGCGATACCATTTCGAGGATAGCGACGATATTGTTTGCCCACCGCATGGGTCAGGCGATAGAGCCGGAATGTAAATTCTACCGGTTCCTGGCCGACATCTTTAACGATGCGGCTCAGTTCTTGGATCTGTTGACTCCGGCCCTGCCGTACCTGCCAAAGTTGGGGGTGATTGTCTCGGCGGGGGTGCTGAGGAGTCTCTGTGGTGTGGCGGCGAATGCGAGCAAAGCTAGTCTTTCGGCGCACTTTGCTGTCACGGGGAACCTGGCCGAGCTCAACGCCAAGGAGGCGTCGCAGGAAACTGTGGTGTCGCTGTTGGGCATGCTAGTGGGGagtctggtggtgaggttggtggaggataaGCACAAGGTCTGGGGGCTGATGATCATCCTTGCGGGTTGCCATTTGGCCATGAATTACCGGGCTGTCAGGGcggtgaggatgacgagCCTGAACAGGCAGAGGGCGACGATTGTGTTTAGGGAGTGGTTGGAGAGCGGGACCGTGTTGAACCCGGCGCAGGTGTCGCAGAGGGAGAGCATCTTGATGaacgggaggggggagctgAGCAGCAAGACGGGGGACTACACCGGGTTTTGTGACTTTGCGACATACGGAGAACTTAAGGGGTGGAACCCGAGGGGGTATCACAGGTATGATCTGGAGACCAAGACGTATTTTATGGGAATATGGCATCGCGGCGGGTACTTCTACATGAAAATTGCCCTAAAGGAAGCCGTCAAGAGTCCACTGGCGGCTTGGTTCGATGCCGTCAACCACGCTTATCACTTTGGATCCGCCTTCAAGGATGGACTGGAGAGCCATTACGAGAGCGAGAAGCCTTTGGGATACGTGGAtgaggagcagaaggagtCAATATTTGCAGCTCTCGGGGCCGCTGGGTGGGATTTGGAAGCAAACGCGCTGGAGACGAGGTTACCAGTAAGGGTACGAGTAGGGGATAAGAAAG GCACAccggaaaaggaggggctTTTGCGGCACCCCGGGCATCAAGAGTCAAAACATGATTGA
- a CDS encoding hypothetical protein (EggNog:ENOG503P0W6; COG:C; COG:O): MHHEFVDTVLVGKDVVKAGQDDPSGGTPSSNTPNTARMREAGAPGASAGAEEKCPVDHKTRELWMQQARAKGEAAQNASNKSRPPVSEPSTQPQQPQQSSSWTSWLRLPSFSSPTSTESASTTPPKPRASVLDEVREVSSIPRSRDTGPSACPQNSEQETGTSESGHWIYPSEKQFFEAMRRKGFTSAQAKDMKTVVPIHNAVNERAWAEILKWEAHYDSKSCGGPRLYSFAGEKGKMTPKARINTLLGYTAPFDRHDWIVDRCGTKVEYVIDFYSGRDTSGGGKLNFYLDVRPKLNTWEGVKMRALRATGLA, encoded by the coding sequence ATGCACCACGAGTTTGTCGATACAGTTTTAGTTGGTAAAGACGTGGTAAAGGCAGGACAGGACGACCCGAGTGGAGggacaccatcatcaaacacaccAAACACCGCCAGGATGAGAGAAGCCGGAGCTCCCGGCGCAAGTGCTGGCGCTGAGGAGAAGTGCCCAGTCGACCATAAAACCCGCGAGCTGTGGATGCAGCAGGCGAGGGCAAAGGGGGAAGCAGCACAGAATGCCAGCAACAAGTCAAGACCACCAGTATCAGAACCCTCCACACAaccgcaacaaccacagcagtcTTCCTCGTGGACATCGTGGCTGcgcctcccctccttctcttcccccacCTCGACAGAATCCGCCTCCACAACCCCGCCAAAGCCCCGCGCCTCTGTCCTCGACGAGGTCCGTGAAGTTTCCTCTATCCCCCGGTCCAGAGACACAGGTCCATCCGCCTGTCCCCAGAATAGCGAGCAGGAAACCGGCACGTCTGAGTCGGGCCATTGGATCTACCCATCGGAAAAGCAGTTTTTCGAGGCCATGAGGAGGAAAGGCTTTACCTCGGCCCAGGCGAAGGACATGAAAACTGTTGTGCCCATCCACAACGCCGTCAACGAGCGCGCCTGGGCTGAGATTCTGAAGTGGGAGGCCCACTACGACTCGAAGTCCTGCGGCGGTCCAAGGTTGTACTCGTTTgcgggagaaaaggggaaaaTGACGCCCAAGGCGAGGATCAACACTCTGCTGGGGTATACAGCGCCGTTTGACAGGCACGATTGGATCGTGGACAGGTGCGGAACAAAGGTGGAATACGTGATTGACTTTTACTCGGGGCGGGACACGTCAGGTGGAGGGAAGCTGAACTTTTACCTGGATGTCAGGCCGAAGCTCAACACCTGGGAGGGTGTCAAGATGAGGGCGCTAAGGGCTACTGGACTGGCTTAA